A single Cygnus atratus isolate AKBS03 ecotype Queensland, Australia chromosome 11, CAtr_DNAZoo_HiC_assembly, whole genome shotgun sequence DNA region contains:
- the INSYN1 gene encoding inhibitory synaptic factor 1 translates to MDSRSCQDRQPSDPPGGSGSSSSSNCSSGKSNGERERIRSRMKMVIGQLEGILQELKEVAKELREVVSQIDRLTSDFEFELEPDDWTTATASSTSSSEKGGTTFELGPLDFTAADILSDSWEFCSFLDASTPSDQGDGPEPPRQQPPPCRQPDYRLMNGGIPIANGPRGGTPDSSSEEAFGAHHRGPHQRPAGTRERVRFSDKVLYHALCCDDDDGDGADEGSPGEDCGEEPGRKVTSKHPPGGGGGGPAAARRPTRNSSTQTVADKSTQTVLPYIRQKSKRKN, encoded by the exons ATGGACTCGCGGAGCTGCCAGGACAGGCAGCCCAGTGACCCCCccggcggcagcggcagcagcagcagcagcaactgtaGCAGCGGCAAAAGCAACGGCGAGAGGGAGAGGATCCGCAGCCGGATGAAAATGGTCATCGGGCAGCTGGAAGGCATCTTGCAGGAGCTCAAGGAGGTCGCCAAGGAGCTCCGGGAG GTGGTGAGCCAGATCGACCGTCTGACGTCCGACTTCGAGTTCGAGCTGGAGCCGGACGACTGGACGACGGCgacagccagcagcacctccagcagcgAGAAAGGGGGCACCACCTTCGAGCTGGGACCCCTCGACTTCACCGCCGCCGACATCCTCTCCGACAGCTGGGAGTTCTGCTCCTTCCTCGACGCCTCCACCCCCTCCGACCAAGGGGACGGTcccgagcccccccggcagcagcCGCCACCGTGCCGCCAGCCCGACTACCGGCTGATGAACGGCGGCATCCCCATTGCCAACGGGCCCCGGGGGGGGACCCCAGACTCCTCCAGCGAGGAGGCGTTCGGTGCCCACCACAGGGGTCCCCACCAGCGGCCGGCTGGCACGCGGGAGCGGGTCCGCTTCAGCGACAAGGTGCTGTACCACGCGCTGTGCTGCGACGATGACGACGGGGACGGTGCCGACGAAGGCTCCCCGGGCGAGGATTGCGGCGAGGAGCCCGGCCGCAAGGTGACCTCGAAGCATCCccctgggggtgggggtggggggccggcgGCAGCCCGGCGGCCGACGAGGAACAGCAGCACACAGACTGTGGCTGACAAAAGCACCCAGACGGTGCTGCCTTACAtcaggcagaaaagcaaaaggaaaaactga
- the LOC118258103 gene encoding zona pellucida sperm-binding protein 3-like has protein sequence MGSGSSLGIALLCWALAEVVSYSPWDLSPRDSGVLRVRGDSSWRWHQVPSFSQPSPWAWVDVSQLQAAAPLHPVAVQCQEAQMVLTVHRDLFGTGRLVQAGDLTLGTASCPATAQNAAEKVVTFVAGLHECGSTLQMTPDSLIYKTSLFYKPTAAGNTVIVRTSPAVVPIECHYPRKSNVSSNAVRPTWAPFHSTLSGEEKLVFSLRLMSDDWSSERLSNGFQLGESLHLQADVVVGGHVPLRLFVEDCVATPSADRSSLPRYALIDLSGCLVDGRADDTTSAFVSPRPRQETLQFVVDAFKFAGDDRNLIYITCHLKVSPADQAPNPLNKACSFNKASSLWAPVEGTGDICSCCETGNCALYGGYSRRNNPLARWPGRRLRRDISSRQGK, from the exons ATGGGGTCTGGAAGCAGCCTGGGTattgctctgctgtgctgggcacTGGCTGAAGTGGTGTCTTACAGCCCCTGGGATCTCTCCCCAAGGGACTCAGGGGTCTTGAGGGTCCGAGGGGACTCTTCGTGGAGATGGCACCAGGTGccttccttctcccagccctccccgtgGGCATGGGTGGACGTCTcccagctccaggctgctgcCCCCCTGCACCCCGTGGCTGTGCAGTGTCAGGAGGCACAGATGGTGCTCACAGTGCACCGGGACCTCTTTGGCACTGGGCGCCTGGTCCAGGCTGGGGACCTGACCCTGGGCACGGCCAGCTGCCCGGCCACAGCCCAAAATGCTGCTGAGAAAGTGGTGACCTTTGTGGCTGGGCTGCATGAGTGTGGCAGCACCCTACAG ATGACCCCAGACTCCCTGATCTACAAAACAAGCTTGTTCTACAAACCCACTGCCGCTGGCAACACGGTCATTGTAAGAACCAGCCCAGCCGTGGTTCCTATCGAGTGTCACTACCCCAG GAAGAGCAACGTGAGCAGCAATGCTGTCCGGCCTACCTGGGCTCCCTTCCACTCCACGCTGTCAGGGGAAGAGAAGCTGGTGTTCTCCCTGCGCCTCATGAGCG ATGACTGGAGCTCCGAGAGGCTCTCCAATGGCTTCCAGCTGGGGGAAAGCCTGCACCTCCAGGCCGATGTTGTGGTGGGGGGCCACGTGCCCCTGCGCCTCTTTGTGGAGGACTGCGTGGCGACTCCGAGTGCAGACCGGAGCTCCTTGCCCCGCTACGCTTTGATTGACCTCAGCGG GTGCTTGGTGGATGGGAGAGCTGATGACACCACCTCAGCATTCGTGTCCCCACGGCCGAGGCAGGAAACGCTGCAGTTTGTGGTCGATGCTTTCAAGTTTGCAGGAGATGACAGGAACCTG ATCTACATCACCTGCCACCTGAAGGTCTCCCCAGCTGACCAGGCCCCAAACCCACTGAACAAGGCCTGTTCCTTCAACAAAGCCAGCAGCCT CTGGGCTCCCGTGGAGGGCACCGGGGacatctgcagctgctgtgagaCGGGCAACTGTGCACTGTATGGAGGCTACTCCCGGAGAAATAACCCCCTGGCCAGGTGGCCAGGGAGGCGCTTGAGGAGAGACATTTCTTCCAGGCAAG GGAAATGA
- the CD276 gene encoding CD276 antigen, giving the protein MLCPLLALALSLAGAMEIQVPEEPVVALFGRDTTLRCSFSPEANFSLDDLSLIWQLTDTKRLVHSFSGGRDQLADQGGGYANRTALFYDQLAQGNVSLLLRRVEIADEGSFTCFVRVRDYSSAAVTLQVAAPYSKPNLNLEPNKDLKPGDLAAVTCHASRGYPEASVLWQDSQGTNITENITTSQVANEEGLFDVHSVLQVLVEPSSTYSCLVRNPVLQQETHASVTITGQHLAFPAVALWVTVGLAICVVVLLVVLAYICQKKIRESCEEEEENAGTEEQDEDGEEPKTALQPLKSTEDKAENEQEID; this is encoded by the exons ATGCTCTGCCCGCTGCTCGCCCTGGCGCTCAGCCTGGCAG GTGCCATGGAGATCCAGGTCCCGGAGGAGCCCGTGGTGGCCCTTTTTGGCCGAGACACCACCTTGcgctgctccttctcccccGAGGCCAATTTCAGCCTGGACGACCTCAGCCTCATCTGGCAGCTGACGGACACCAAGCGCTTGgtgcacagcttctctggcgGCAGGGACCAGCTGGCCGACCAGGGCGGGGGCTACGCCAACCGCACGGCCCTCTTCTACGACCAGCTGGCCCAGGGCAACGTCTCGCTGCTCCTCCGGCGTGTGGAGATCGCGGATGAGGGCAGCTTCACCTGCTTCGTCCGCGTCCGCGACTACAGCAGCGCCGCCGTGACGCTGCAGGTGGCAG cTCCCTACTCCAAGCCCAATTTGAACCTGGAGCCCAACAAAGACTTGAAGCCTGGGGACCTGGCGGCTGTGACTTGCCACGCATCCCGCGGCTACCCCGAGGCCAGCGTCCTCTGGCAGGACAGCCAGGGCACCAACATCACAGAGAACATCACCACGTCCCAGGTGGCCAACGAGGAAGGTCTCTTTGACGTGCACAGCGTCCTCCAGGTGCTGgtggagcccagcagcacctACTCCTGCCTGGTGCGAAACccggtgctgcagcaggagaccCATGCCTCCGTCACCATCACGG GCCAACACCTCGCCTTCCCCGCCGTGGCTCTCTGGGTGACGGTGGGACTCGCCATCTGTGTAGTGGTGCTGCTCGTCGTCCTGGCTTACATCTGCCAGAAGAAAATCCGTGAGAGCtgcgaggaagaggaggaaaatgcag GGACAGAGGAGCAGGATGAGGATGGGGAAGAACCCAAGACAG ctctgcagccgCTGAAGAgcacagaagacaaagcag AAAACGAGCAAGAAATTGATTGA